In Cicer arietinum cultivar CDC Frontier isolate Library 1 chromosome 7, Cicar.CDCFrontier_v2.0, whole genome shotgun sequence, a single window of DNA contains:
- the LOC101511811 gene encoding kinesin-like protein KIN-8A, whose protein sequence is MPVSTRSKITTEIDLTSTMQQQQHQQQRLRNPHHGLKEKLKTLTLLYEQQKQASSSFKNNNTAMRDKNSITMPNSTVTKTFVLPQPPPSNNNNEHDAKENQNLMLGPDRIVGFSYPRKVTTTTSAIRVPVSNSATVARKLSMAAPAKGNGGEELGKCESRIMVFVRVRPMNKKEKEAGSRCCVRIVNRRDVYLTESANENDYLRLNRVKGRHFTFDASFTDSASQQQVYSTTTSELLEAVLQGRNGSVFCYGATGAGKTYTMLGTVESPGVMVLAIKDLFSKIRQRSCDGSHVVHLSYLEVYNETVRDLLCPGRPLVLREDKQGIVAAGLTQYRASSADEVMALLQQGNQNRTTEPTRANETSSRSHAILQVGVEYRVRDAATMSIVNRVGKLSLIDLAGSERALATDQRTLRSLEGANINRSLLALSSCINALVEGKKHIPYRNSKLTQLLKDSLGGTCNTVMIANISPSSLSFGETQNTVHWADRAKEIRLKVSDADEDQLLMPETETDQAKLVLELQKENRELRMQLARQQQKLLTLEAQALASHSSPTPPPSAATLTTPISAQPSEKRRTKSSFLAGTCFTPESKKKGAELAVKTLQRTVKALEAEIERMKKDHNLQLKQKDDLICELSQKGGKQASTTGEVGKRVATRASNLKEKEPNNGESKSNHRLRSPAPTAKKRSFWDITTNNSPSVTTLNGRKTRSHILSEPTAPPPSMLLQPGFARQKANS, encoded by the exons ATGCCGGTTTCCACTCGATCTAAAATCACAACGGAAATCGACTTAACCTCAACAATGCAGCAGCAGCAGCATCAACAACAGAGACTCAGAAACCCTCACCATGGCCTCAAAGAAAAACTCAAAACCCTCACTCTCTTATACGAACAACAAAAACAAGCTTCTTCATCTTTCAAGAACAACAACACCGCCATGCGAGACAAAAACTCAATCACAATGCCAAATTCAACCGTCACTAAAACCTTCGTTTTACCTCAACCACCTCCTTCAAACAACAACAACGAACACGACgctaaagaaaatcaaaatctCATGCTAGGACCCGATCGAATTGTTGGATTTTCGTATCCAAGAAAGgttacaacaacaacatcagCAATTAGGGTTCCGGTTTCGAATTCTGCCACCGTTGCTCGGAAACTGTCGATGGCGGCTCCGGCGAAAGGGAACGGTGGTGAAGAGTTAGGGAAATGTGAGAGTAGGATTATGGTGTTCGTTAGGGTTAGACCAATGAACAAGAAGGAAAAAGAAGCTGGTTCACGGTGCTGCGTTAGAATCGTTAATCGCCGTGACGTTTATTTGACGGAGTCTGCAAATGAAAACGATTACCTTAGACTCAATAGGGTTAAGGGACGCCACTTTACCTTTGATGCTTCGTTTACTGATTCTGCATCTCAGCAACAAGTTTATTCCACCAC AACCTCGGAACTTCTGGAAGCTGTTCTGCAGGGGAGGAATGGATCAGTTTTCTGTTATGGTGCCACGGGAGCTGGAAAAACCTACACAATGCTTGGCACTGTAGAGAGTCCAGGTGTGATGGTTTTGGCTATTAAGGATCTTTTCAGTAAAATCAGACAGAGAAGTTGTGATGGAAGCCATGTGGTTCATCTCTCCTATCTTGAGGTTTACAATGAGACTGTCAGGGATTTGCTTTGCCCTGGAAGGCCTCTGGTTCTTAGAGAAGATAAACAG GGGATTGTGGCTGCGGGTCTTACACAATACAGAGCTTCTTCTGCAGATGAG GTGATGGCACTGCTCCAACAAGGAAATCAGAACCGAACCACAGAACCAACTCGTGCAAATGAAACATCTTCTCGTTCCCATGCAATTTTGCAG GTTGGGGTTGAATACCGAGTTAGAGATGCTGCAACAATGAGTATTGTTAACCGAGTAGGCAAGCTCTCCTTAATTGATCTTGCAGGGTCAGAGAGAGCTCTTGCCACGGATCAAAGAACGCTTAGATCTCTTGAGGGTGCCAATATAAACCGGTCTCTTCTTGCACTCAGCAGCTGCATCAATGCTCTTGTAGAAGGCAAGAAACACATACCGTATCGAAATTCAAAACTCACTCAACTTCTCAAAGATTCACTAGGAGGAACCTGCAACACTGTCATGATTGCAAACATTAGCCCAAGTAGCCTCTCATTTGGTGAAACTCAAAACACCGTTCACTGGGCTGATAGAGCCAAAGAGATTCGGCTAAAG GTAAGCGATGCCGATGAGGATCAATTGCTAATGCCTGAGACAGAAACTGATCAGGCCAAGCTGGTACTTGAGCTGCAAAAGGAGAATCGTGAACTCAGAATGCAGCTAGCACGGCAACAACAGAAGCTATTGACTCTAGAAGCACAGGCCTTAGCTTCACATTCCTCTCCAACACCACCACCTTCTGCTGCAACTCTTACTACTCCAATTTCTGCCCAACCAAGTGAAAAACGAAGGACTAAATCTTCATTCTTGGCTGGAACTTGTTTCACTCCGGAATCCAAGAAGAAAGGAGCTGAGCTAGCTGTGAAGACACTACAGCGAACAGTGAAAGCACTAGAGGCTGAGATAGAGAGAATGAAGAAAGATCATAACTTGCAGCTAAAGCAGAAAGACGACCTCATTTGCGAGCTTTCTCAAAAGGGTGGAAAACAAGCATCAACAACTGGGGAAGTGGGGAAAAGAGTGGCAACCAGGGCTTCTAACCTAAAGGAAAAGGAGCCAAACAATGGTGAATCAAAGAGTAATCATCGTCTTCGATCACCAGCTCCAACTGCCAAGAAACGGAGTTTTTGGGACATAACCACAAATAATAGTCCATCAGTTACTACGTTAAATGGGAGAAAAACTAGAAGTCACATCCTTTCAGAACCTACAGCACCTCCTCCATCCATGCTACTTCAG CCTGGTTTTGCTCGTCAAAAAGCCAATAGCTAG
- the LOC101511485 gene encoding deoxyhypusine hydroxylase, with the protein MSANSLNDVALCSSEMEKFLCELLLDSNQPISERFRALFSLRNLKGSAPRAALVLATRDSSNLLAHEAAFALGQMQELEAIPALTSVLNDLSLHPIVRHEAAEALGAIGSESNVSLLKHSLDSDPAQEVRETCELALQRILNLKNADDITGDLTAPGISPFKSVDPAAPATSCSSVNQLRELLLDEEKGMYERYAALFALRNDGGNDAVAAIIDSLGSKSALLKHEVAYVLGQLQDKAASAALSNILRDVNEHPMVRHEAAEALGSIADEQSVALLEKFTADPEPLVAQSCQVALSMLEFEQSGKSFEFLFMRNPIVH; encoded by the exons ATGTCTGCGAATTCACTGAACGACGTCGCTTTGTGTTCCTCTGAGATGGAGAAGTTCCTGTGCGAGTTGCTATTAGACTCCAACCAACCCATCTCTGAGCGTTTCAGAGCCCTCTTTTCTCTTCGAAACCTCAAAGGTTCCGCCCCTCGCGCCGCTCTTGTTCTCG CAACCAGAGATTCATCTAATTTGTTGGCACACGAAGCTGCATTTGCATTAGGTCAAATGCAAGAATTGGAAGCCATCCCTGCATTGACCTCTGTTCTTAATGATCTTTCTTTGCATCCCATTGTTCGCCATGAG GCAGCTGAAGCACTTGGTGCTATTGGTTCAGAGAGTAACGTTTCTCTGTTGAAGCATAGCTTGGATTCTGATCCGGCTCAAGAGGTTCGAGAAACATGTGAATTGGCTCTTCAACGTATTCTGAATTTAAAAAATGCTGATGATATTACTGGTGATTTGACTGCACCCGGTATATCTCCCTTTAAGTCTGTTGATCCTGCAGCGCCGGCCACATCTTGTTCTTCAGTTAATCAACTAAG GGAGTTACTTCTCGATGAGGAAAAAGGGATGTATGAACGCTATGCGGCTCTGTTTGCACTTCGAAATGATGGTGGAAATGATGCTGTTGCTGCTATTATTGATTCCTTGGGTTCAAAGAGTGCTTTACTGAAACACGAG GTTGCTTATGTTTTGGGCCAATTGCAAGACAAAGCTGCTTCAGCTGCTCTATCCAATATACTTAGAGATGTGAATGAGCACCCAATGGTTAGACACGAGGCTGCTGAAGCTCTTGGCTCAATTGcag ATGAACAAAGTGTAGCCCTTCTTGAGAAGTTTACGGCAGACCCAGAGCCTCTCGTCGCACAAAGTTGTCAAGTTGCTCTAAGCATGCTAGAATTTGAACAATCAGGGAAATCGTTTGAG TTCCTGTTCATGCGCAATCCAATTGTACATTAA